A genome region from Chryseobacterium indicum includes the following:
- a CDS encoding peptidase domain-containing ABC transporter, with product MKSFPFYRQPDSKDCGPTCLRIVSKHYGKSISLQQIRNLSETTREGSSLLGLSDAAEDLGFRSLGVQINFESLAEEVPLPCIVHWNKNHFVVVYKIDKNNKVYVSDPGYGLITYTREEFIKLWIGENANEKTEEGIVLILETTPAFFQTEFDDQESKASFSFLSKYVLKYKSLVIQLAVGLLAGSLLSLIFPFLTQSIVDVGIQNQDLNFIYLVLLAQVMLFMGRMGIEMIRSWILLHLSARINISIISDFFIKLMKLPISFFDTRMTGDIMQRINDHHRIEQLLTSSSLNTLFSLVNLIIFSIVLLFYDYRLFIVYLIGAAAYIGWISFFLSKRKELDYKRFSQVSQEQSKVIELINGMQEIKMHNAEKQKRWDWEFLQVKLFKLRIKSLSLEQWQSVGGNFINQMKDIFVSFLSAKLVLDGNLTLGMMLSVQYIIGQLNSPLLQLIDFIKQFQDAKISLERLGEIHDKDDEENKEEQYSHEIPEKDILVENVSFRYTGSDVPVFENLTLSIPFQKTTAIVGASGSGKTTLLKLLMKFYEPSQGEIRLGNTKLNNISPRFWRDHCGVVMQEGYVFNDTIANNIAVGEDYVDKQKLRRSVEIANIKEFIEELPLSYNTKIGNEGLGVSGGQKQRLFIARAVYKSPDYILFDEATSALDANNEKVIMENLEQFFKGKTAVVIAHRLSTVKHADKIIVLDKGKVVEEGNHAELVALRGEYYRLVKNQLELGN from the coding sequence TTGAAATCTTTTCCTTTCTATCGCCAACCAGATTCTAAAGACTGCGGTCCTACCTGCCTTCGTATTGTAAGCAAACATTATGGCAAAAGTATATCTTTACAGCAAATCCGTAACCTCTCTGAAACAACAAGGGAGGGAAGCAGTTTACTTGGATTGAGTGATGCAGCGGAAGACCTTGGTTTCCGCTCTTTGGGAGTTCAGATTAATTTCGAATCTTTAGCGGAGGAAGTTCCTCTTCCGTGTATTGTCCACTGGAATAAAAATCACTTCGTGGTTGTTTATAAAATAGACAAAAACAACAAAGTTTATGTTTCCGATCCTGGCTATGGACTGATTACTTATACCAGAGAAGAATTCATCAAGTTATGGATCGGTGAAAATGCCAATGAAAAAACAGAAGAAGGTATTGTTCTTATTTTAGAAACAACTCCTGCTTTTTTTCAGACAGAATTTGATGATCAGGAAAGTAAAGCCAGTTTTTCTTTTCTTTCAAAGTATGTATTGAAGTATAAATCGCTGGTTATCCAGCTCGCAGTAGGTCTTTTGGCAGGAAGTTTACTCTCTTTAATTTTCCCTTTCCTTACCCAGAGTATTGTCGATGTCGGTATTCAGAATCAGGATCTCAATTTCATTTATCTTGTTCTCTTAGCACAGGTGATGCTTTTTATGGGAAGAATGGGAATTGAAATGATCCGAAGCTGGATTTTGCTTCATCTTTCAGCAAGGATTAATATTTCTATTATTTCCGATTTCTTTATCAAACTCATGAAGCTTCCGATCAGTTTTTTTGATACGAGAATGACCGGAGATATCATGCAGAGAATTAATGACCATCACAGAATCGAACAGCTTCTCACAAGTTCTTCGCTGAACACCCTCTTTTCATTAGTCAATCTTATTATTTTCAGTATTGTACTTTTATTTTATGATTACAGGCTGTTTATCGTTTATCTTATCGGAGCAGCAGCTTATATCGGATGGATCAGTTTTTTCCTGAGTAAAAGAAAAGAACTCGATTACAAAAGATTTTCACAGGTTTCTCAGGAACAGAGTAAAGTGATTGAGCTGATTAACGGGATGCAGGAAATTAAAATGCATAATGCCGAGAAACAGAAAAGATGGGACTGGGAATTTCTTCAGGTTAAATTATTCAAGCTGAGAATAAAGTCTTTGTCTTTAGAACAATGGCAGTCCGTAGGAGGAAACTTCATCAATCAGATGAAAGATATTTTTGTGAGTTTCCTTTCTGCAAAACTGGTGCTTGACGGAAATCTTACTTTAGGAATGATGCTTTCTGTTCAGTATATCATCGGGCAGTTAAACAGTCCATTGCTTCAGTTGATTGATTTTATTAAACAGTTTCAGGATGCTAAAATTTCTTTGGAAAGGCTGGGTGAAATTCATGATAAGGATGATGAGGAGAATAAGGAAGAGCAATATTCCCACGAAATTCCGGAAAAAGATATTCTGGTGGAAAACGTTTCATTTAGATATACTGGTTCAGATGTTCCCGTATTTGAAAATCTTACCCTCAGCATTCCCTTTCAGAAAACGACGGCCATTGTTGGAGCCAGCGGAAGCGGAAAAACGACACTTTTAAAACTTTTAATGAAATTCTACGAACCTTCTCAGGGAGAAATTCGATTGGGGAATACAAAGCTTAACAATATTTCTCCGAGATTCTGGAGAGACCATTGCGGAGTGGTGATGCAGGAAGGCTATGTTTTTAATGACACTATTGCCAATAATATTGCCGTAGGTGAAGATTATGTGGATAAGCAAAAATTGAGGAGATCCGTAGAAATTGCAAACATTAAAGAATTCATAGAAGAGTTACCTTTAAGCTACAACACAAAAATAGGAAATGAAGGTTTGGGAGTGAGCGGTGGTCAGAAACAGAGACTTTTCATTGCAAGAGCGGTTTATAAATCTCCTGATTATATTTTATTCGATGAAGCAACTTCAGCTTTGGATGCAAACAATGAGAAAGTGATCATGGAAAATCTCGAACAGTTCTTCAAAGGAAAAACAGCAGTTGTGATAGCCCACAGGCTTTCCACCGTAAAACATGCCGATAAAATTATTGTTTTAGATAAAGGAAAAGTAGTGGAAGAAGGAAATCATGCAGAATTGGTTGCTCTGAGAGGAGAATATTACAGATTGGTGAAGAATCAGTTAGAACTTGGAAATTAA
- a CDS encoding bacteriocin-like protein: MKKMKKLTRENLKDVKGAGGPTYPDDSIYYCHCGGTGWYIVEEKSCMDINGNYYPPICQ; encoded by the coding sequence ATGAAAAAAATGAAGAAGCTAACAAGAGAAAATCTCAAAGATGTAAAAGGAGCAGGTGGTCCCACATATCCGGACGATTCTATTTATTATTGCCACTGCGGCGGTACCGGATGGTATATCGTAGAGGAAAAATCATGTATGGATATTAACGGCAATTATTATCCGCCTATTTGCCAGTAA